GGCTTCCGCGGAAGCCGAGCCGGATCTGACCGGACAGGCCGCCGCCGTGGTGCTGATCGGCTGGACCGTTGGCCCGCTGGCGGCCATCCCGCAGGGCCTGGTGCCGCTGCTGCTGAAGATTACGGGCAATGATGACGTGCGGGTCTGGTTTTTGGCCATGTACGTGCCGGGCCTGTGGGGCTGGCTGGCCGCCGTCGGTCTGATGTTAGGCGGCGGCTGCCTGATCTGGCTCGCAGCGTCGGTGCGCCGGCGGGCAGGAAAACACGGTCCTGGAAAGGCTCCCGCACCGGGCGAAACACGTGTGCCGGTCTGACGTACGGGTGCGTCCTGCCTGCAGGTGGGGCATTCAAAGACGGTGATCGTTGCAGCCCTGGTGCACTGCTTCCCCTATGTGGGGTTCCTCCGGGCGGTGGCGGCTATCCGGGCCGTGAAGGACTTTGAGGATCCTCCGGGCCGTCATCGCCGCTGATCCACTGCGCGAAGCGCGCACCGGGATCCCCGCCGATGATCAGGAAGCGGGCAAAGAGGGTAAGCGGCACAGCCAGCAGCGAGCCAACCGCTCCCAGCAGGGTTGTCCAAAGAACCACCGAGGCGAAGGTCAGCGTGACGCTCAGCCTTACTGATTCCCCCACAAACCGGGGCTGGATCAGCACTTGGAGGGTGACGTTGGCGATGCAGTAAATGGCCAGCACCAGCAGTCCCAGCTCCCAGCCGCCGACGGCGACAGCGAGCACGACGGGAGGCACGACGCCCAGGACGAAACCAATATTGGGGATGTAGTTGGTGACGAACGCGAGCACCGCCCAGACGAATGGACCGGGTACGCCGAGGACCCAGAGGGCGAGTCCGTCAATCACCGCGACGATCAGCCCGAATATTGAGTTGACGAGGAAGTACCGGTTGGTTGCGGTGGTGAACCGGTTGAAGGCCTGCAGCCTCCGGCTGCTCGCCTCCGCTAGCTCGGCCGGGGGATTCTGCCACCGTGCAGCATCCATCCCGAGGAACATCGCGTAGGCGAAGACAAAAAAGACGGCCGTGCCCAGGCCCAGCAGTTGCGTGCCGGCATTGAAAACGGTCGTCAGGAGTGCAGAGGGCTGGATTGCCCGCGTTAAGTCGTCCATCGATACGGTGCTGAATCCGAGGCTTCGGAAAAACGACTCAAGCGTCTCGGCGCTCTCTTGCAGCTGGCCGGCGTAGTCGGCCAGAATGCGCGCGAACTGCCCCAGGGCCAGAAGGACCAGCACGGCTAGAACCAGCAGGATTCCCCACGAGATTGACACGACGACGAGCGTGCCTACCCAGCCTGGGGTGCCGCGCCGGTCCAAGGGTTTTCGTGCGGGCAGCGCGATAATGACGAGCGCCGCGGCCAGCACCAGCGGTCCCAGGAGCGATCGGCCTGCCCATACCGTCCAGCAGGCACCACCGGCAGCCGCCAGGGTCAGCAGAATCCGCGTTGGCCTGGCAAGTCCGGATGACCCGGGTGGCTCACGATCACTCATGCGGCCTCACAGTTGTCAGGGAACGACGACGCTAAAGTCCGGCCTCCGCTGCTTCTTCCCGGCGACCCCTACCACCACAGGTTGGCGCACAGGGCAATCTCCGTCTAGAGGCAACCTTGTATACCGGCGCCTTGGGGACGGGAATCATTCCCGGCTCCGGATCAGCGCATGGTGTGACCGCGGGCCGCCGCTTCCAGAGCCGCAGATCGGCGTTCGGTTCGGCTGGCTGCATCACTCCTGTTCGACAGCTTGGTGCTCAATGCATACTGAGCCAATGGAACTTGATGAACTGCTCACAGCGTTGAACGCCGGTGAGGCCGTAACGGCTGGTTCGCCTCTGCATGAGGCCATGCACCATGCCAGCCAGGCCGCCCTGCGGATTACCGGCGAACTCAACAGCGGCTACCACGAACCGGAACAGGTACGGGAGCTGCTGTCCCGGCTGATCGGCAAATCGGTGGACGAAACCGTTGCCGTGTTCCCGCCGTTTTCCTCGGATTTCGGCAGAAACATCACCCTGGGCAAACGGGTGTTCATCAATTCCGGCTGCCGGTTCCAGGACCAGGGCGGAATCAGCATCGGCGACGACTGCCTGATCGGTCACAACGCCGTCCTGGCAACGCTTAACCACGATCTGTCGCCCAGCCGCCGGGCGGACATGCATCCGGGGCCCATCACGATTGGCCGGAATGTCTGGCTGGGATCCAACGTCACGGTGCTGCCGGGGGTGACCATCGGTAACGACGCCGTTGTGGCCGCCGGAGCCGTGGTCACCAAGGATGTGCCGGCCCGGTCCGTGGTGGTCGGATCCCCGGCCCGGGTGATCCGCAGCGTCGAGGACTAGTTGGCTTCGTGTCCGTGACCGCAGGGCCCTTCTGAGCCTGCACGGGACGGCCGTTACAGCGTTCACCGGAAGGTGGCGCGCAGATGAGTACACCTCAGGAAGGACGGGCTTGGAAGCATCCGCGGAGGATTCCCAACCGGCACGTAAGACGGTGAGTCCTATGACTAATCCGTCCTGCTGCGGGTAGGTTGTGCCTTCCAGACCGTGACCGGCCAGCACGCCGGACCGCGGTCCCCGGCAACCAGGAGGATCACGATGCAGACACCTGATCAAAACACTGAGATCTTCGGCAGCATGGCAGCGCTGGCGGGATTGGATCTCAGTCCCGAGCGTGCCCTTGCCCTGGCGGAAGCGGCGGCACCGATTCACGCGCTGCTGAGGACGTTGAGCAGTCAGGACCTGGGCGAAACACCTCCCGCCTCCGCCTTCAGCGCCGCTTGGAAGTAGGAACAGACCATGGAACCGTACGAACTTTCACTCGCCGCCGCCTCCGCTGCCATCAGTGCCGGAGAGCTGTCGCCGCTGGAACTGGCTGAATCCTCGCTGAACCGGATTGCCGCCGTCGAACCGCAAATCCACGCCTTTGCCACCGTGACCGCGGACTTGGCGTTGGCGCAGGCTAAGACGGCAGGGGAGGAGATCGCTGCGGGCAGGCGCCGAGGACCTCTGCACGGCATCCCGCTGGGCGTCAAGGATCTCTATAACACGGCAGGGATTGCCACCACCTCGAGTTCCAGGGTGAGGGAGCATTTCATTCCCGAGACCGACAGTGCCGCCGTCACAGCACTTGCCGAGGCGGGAATGGTTCTGGTCGGTAAAACCCATACACATGAATTTGCCTTCGGCGTGGTTACACCGACAACCCGCAATCCCTGGGATGTGAACGCCAGTCCCGGCGGTTCCAGCGGCGGCTCAGGAGCCGCCGTCGCGTCCGGATCCTGCCTGGTGGCTCTAGGCAGCGACACCGGCGGTTCCATCCGGATTCCGGCAGCCCTGTGCGGAACGGTTGGGCTGAAACCGACCTACGGGCGCACCTCGCGGTTTGGTGTGGCGTCGTTGTCCTGGTCCCTGGACCATGTGGGGCCGTTGACCCGCAACGTCACCGATGCCGCCCTGGTACTGAACGCCATGGCGGGCTACGACCGCCGCGACCCTGCTTCCGTGGATCTTCCCGTGCCGGACTTCACCGCCGGGCTGGAGCGAGGCGTGAAGGGGCTGCGGATCGGTGTCCCCACGAACTATTTCACGGACCGTGTTGACCCTGAAGTTGCGGCGGCAGTCTCCGATGCCGTGACGCTGCTGGAGGGACTTGGCGCAGTGGTGGTTGAGGTCCGGATCCCACGGGCCGAGAGTATCCAGGCCGCTGAATGGGGGATTCTGATGCCCGAAGCCAGCGCCTATCACCGGCACGCCATGAGGGCGAACCCTGAGCTTTACACTGCCGAGGTGCGTGCGCTGCTGGAGGTAGGAGAAACCATCCTGGCCACGGATTACATTGACGCGCTCCGGATGCGGCAGCTCATGAAGCTGGAGTGGGAGCAGATGTTCGCCAATATCGATGTGCTGATTGCGCCGTCGGTTCCTGCCCCGGCCGTCGCCGCGGATGATCCTCAGGTTTACTGGCCCGACGGGACCGTAGAGACAGCTACGGATGCGATGGTCCGGCTGTCGGCACCGGGAAACCTGACCGGCCTGCCCTCGGTATCGGTGCCCTGCGGATTCTCGTCCTCAGGACTTCCCCTGGGCATGCAAATCATTGGCGGCCCCTTTGAAGAATCCACCATTCTTGCCGTTGCCCGCACCTACGAGCTGGCTAGCGATTACGTGGGCCGGATTGCTGATTTGTCCACCGCTCCCGCATAGCGGCGCGGTGGCCAGTTAAGGTTGGTCTTTGAGGATCCAGGCGGCGCTGTCCGGTGGAAGGAGCCCTTCCGGGGTCAGGGGGAATGACGCCAGCAGAACGCTTCCGCCGGGCAGGCGGGAGGGTTCGCCGCCCATGTTCACGGCAAGCAGGATCTGCTCCCCGCGCTCGCAGATAAGCAATCCGGTGTCGTGGACGTGCCAGGCGCTGGCGTCGTTCGGTGAGAAGATCTCCTTTTCGATCAGCTGCTTGCGCAATGCGAGTGCGGTGGTCACCAGATGCAGGGTCGAACCGGGGTCGCTGCGGTGCGCCTCCACGGAGAGCGACCCCCACGAGGCGGGTGTAGGCAACCACGGCTGCGCTGCAGCGGCAGGGGAAAAGCCGTAGGTGTTGTCGGGAGCGGTGGTCCAGGGCAGCGGCACGCGGGCCCCGTCACGGGAGACCCCGCCCCGTGTCCACATGGGATCGGCTCGAGCGTGAAGCGGGACCTCGACGTCGGGAAGGTTGAGCTCCTGTCCTTGGTAGATGTACGCCCCGCCGGGCAGCCCGAGGATGGCGAGCAGGCCGGCACGTGCTCGGAGAGCTCCGCGTTCACCTCCGCCGAACCGTGTCACGGAACGGCTGATGTCATGGTTCTCGAGTGCCCAGGTTGGCGGCGCCCCGTGGGTCCGGCGGGCAACTTCGAGTTCAGTGCCGACCGCAGCCCAAGCAGCGGCATCCCAGCCCAGCTTGACGAACGCAAACGCGAAGGCCTGATGCATCTCGTCATGCCGGGTGTAGCGGGCGGCGCGGCCCGGCGCCAGGTTCACTTCACCGACCAGCACCCGGCTGGGGGAGTAGGAATCGGCAATGCGGCGCCAGTGCCGGTAGACCTCGTGTACGTCCTCCTGATCGGATACTTTCGGGTTGGAGCGCAGGCCGTTGACGACGGCGTCAGTGCCTTCAGCGTCAGGCAGTCCGTCCGCCTTGAACAAGGCATGCGCGACGTCGATCCGCAGGCCGTCCACGCCCTTGTCAAACCAGAACCGGAGCACGCCTTCGAAGTAGTCGCCCACCGCCGGGTTACGCCAATTCCAGTCCGGTTGCTCCGGCGAGAAGAGGTGCAGGTACCACTCCCGGCCCGAGTCCGAACCGGGATTCACGCGGCTCCAGGCACGGCCGCCGAAGACGCTTTGCCAGTTGTTCGGCGGGGCTCCGCCGTCGCCCCCGTTCTCGAAGTGGAACATCGCCCGTTCGGGTGAGCCGGGACCGGAGGCGACGGCGGCTTGGAACAGGGGATGCTCCGATGAGCAGTGGTTGGGTACCACGTCGAGGAAGATCCGGAGCCCCATGGCGTGAGCCGCCTCCAGCAGTTTGTCGAACTGTTCCATGGTGCCGAAGAGCGGATCGACTCCGCAGTAGTCGCTGACGTCATATCCCTGGTCCACCTGCGGGGAGGGCTGGAACGGGGTCATCCAGATGCCGTCCACGCCCAGCGAGGCAAGGTACGGCAGACGGTCCAGCAGGCCCGCTAGGTCGCCGACCCCGTCCCCATCGCCGTCGGCGAAGGAGCGTGGGTACACCTGGTAGATGACGGCATCCTGCCACCAGCCGGGCCTGGGGTCCCGGGGTGTCGATCCGGTCATTTGGTGCCTCCGGAGGTAAGCCCGTCGACGATGCGGCGCTGGAAGATGAGGACCATGATCTGGGAAGCGAGAGCGTCCGACACCATGGGGGCGAGGAGCCCGATCACAGATGTCTGTCGTGTCTTCAGTCCGCGTGCCATCAAATCGGTCTCGTAGTTGAGGCGGGCTACCGCCTCTTCGACGCGGTGCCGTGTCTCCTCGGAGTAGCCCACAAGACCATTGACGACCCGGGACACGGTTGCCGGTGATACACCGGCATACTTCGCGACATCCCTGATGGTTGCCAAGGTCATCCTCCTCTGGATGCTGAACGCAAACGGTTTACGTAAAGGGTTTCGTGGTCTGCGTCACCACACTATGCGGTGTGTGTGATCCATGCCGTTTCGTAAACGGTAGGCCACCATCACCCCTGTTGGATGCTTCGCTGCCGGCGGCTCCGGCGAAAGTCATAGGTGAACCGCGACCCGCCGATGCCTGTTCCGCGTGGCTAACGGGAACTCAGGAGTCCCGAACACCTACCCATGCGTCTGTGCGGGTGCTGTCCTTGGAAGGGAGAGAATCCTGCCGGAGAAGGAGACACCATGCGTGGCGTAGTAATGCATGCACCAGGAGATGTGCGCGTCGAGGACCGGGCCGATCCGGCGATTGAAGAACCGACCGACGCCGTGATCAGGCTGGCAGCGACCTGCATCTGTGGATCGGACCTGTGGCCGTACCGAGGTGTGGAGGACGCCCATAACGCACCCATGGGACATGAGTACATCGGCTGGGTGGAGGAGGTTGGGCCCGAGGTGCGGACCATCAAGGCCGGGGACTTCGTCGTCGGTTCCTTCTGGGCTTCCGACAACACGTGCGAAATCTGCCGGGCCGGCTACCAGAGCCGATGCATCAATGCCGTGCCGATGGGCATGATGGGAACCCAGGCGCAGTTCGCCCGGATTCCGCTGGCCGACGGCACCTTGGTGACCACCCCGGAAGCTCCGCCGGCGGACCTGCTGCCTTCACTGATGGCGGCCTCCGATGTCCTGGGCACCGGTTGGTTCGGCGCCGTGGCGGCCGAGGCCGGCCCCGGCAAAACCGTCGCCGTGGTGGGGGACGGCGCCGTCGGCGTTTTGGCAGTCCTGGCCGCCAGGCAGCTCGGTGCCGAGCGGATTATCGCTTTTAGCCGGCACCCCGAACGCCAGCAGCTGGCCCGTGAATTCGGAGCCACCGATATCATCGCCGAACGCGGTGATGCGGGGGTGGCTGCGCTCAAGGACCTGACCAACGGGCTCGGCGCCCATTCGGTAGTGGAGGCCGTGGGAACACAGGAGTCAATGATGCAGGCCGTGCGCTCCACCCGGCCGGGCGGACATATGGGCTTTGTGGGCGTCTCTCATGACGTCGCTCTTCCCGGGCTGGAACTGTTCTTCGCTGAGATCCACATGCTCGGCGGACCCGCTCCCGTGCGCCGCTTTTTGCCCGATCTGATTCAGCGGATCTGGGACCGGCAGATCGATCCGGGCCGGGTTTTCGACCTCACCCTTCCGCTGGCCGACGCCGCGGAGGGCTACCGGGCCATGGATGAGCGCCGCGCCGTCAAAGTGCTGCTGACTCCTTAGGCCACGGGCGCGGGTACGCCCGGCAGTGCTTCCAGCTGCGCGCCGGTGAGCCGTGCTCCGAACGCAGGTCCGCCGGGCTTCTGGAACGAGGTCTGGTTCCAGGCTGGAGTCCCCGGTGTAGTTGAAGCTCTTGACCACCGAGGCGCCCGGGAACATCTCCTGCACCACTACGGACGAGTAGCGTGCCCCCGCAGCCAATGCCCGGAGGCGACGCGCTGGTGATGTTCTCGAACCGCAAGCAGGGCTGGTTTGCGGCTCGGAATTACTCCAGGGTGAGCAGCTCCCGTGAACGCTGGTATTTGGCGGCCAGACGAGTCCGGTCCGCGTGGTCCAGTTTCTGGACGCGTTCAGGGTTGGTGTTGTCGTCAATGTCCGCTGC
This genomic interval from Arthrobacter sunyaminii contains the following:
- a CDS encoding AI-2E family transporter, whose product is MSDREPPGSSGLARPTRILLTLAAAGGACWTVWAGRSLLGPLVLAAALVIIALPARKPLDRRGTPGWVGTLVVVSISWGILLVLAVLVLLALGQFARILADYAGQLQESAETLESFFRSLGFSTVSMDDLTRAIQPSALLTTVFNAGTQLLGLGTAVFFVFAYAMFLGMDAARWQNPPAELAEASSRRLQAFNRFTTATNRYFLVNSIFGLIVAVIDGLALWVLGVPGPFVWAVLAFVTNYIPNIGFVLGVVPPVVLAVAVGGWELGLLVLAIYCIANVTLQVLIQPRFVGESVRLSVTLTFASVVLWTTLLGAVGSLLAVPLTLFARFLIIGGDPGARFAQWISGDDGPEDPQSPSRPG
- a CDS encoding DapH/DapD/GlmU-related protein, with protein sequence MELDELLTALNAGEAVTAGSPLHEAMHHASQAALRITGELNSGYHEPEQVRELLSRLIGKSVDETVAVFPPFSSDFGRNITLGKRVFINSGCRFQDQGGISIGDDCLIGHNAVLATLNHDLSPSRRADMHPGPITIGRNVWLGSNVTVLPGVTIGNDAVVAAGAVVTKDVPARSVVVGSPARVIRSVED
- a CDS encoding amidase; this encodes MEPYELSLAAASAAISAGELSPLELAESSLNRIAAVEPQIHAFATVTADLALAQAKTAGEEIAAGRRRGPLHGIPLGVKDLYNTAGIATTSSSRVREHFIPETDSAAVTALAEAGMVLVGKTHTHEFAFGVVTPTTRNPWDVNASPGGSSGGSGAAVASGSCLVALGSDTGGSIRIPAALCGTVGLKPTYGRTSRFGVASLSWSLDHVGPLTRNVTDAALVLNAMAGYDRRDPASVDLPVPDFTAGLERGVKGLRIGVPTNYFTDRVDPEVAAAVSDAVTLLEGLGAVVVEVRIPRAESIQAAEWGILMPEASAYHRHAMRANPELYTAEVRALLEVGETILATDYIDALRMRQLMKLEWEQMFANIDVLIAPSVPAPAVAADDPQVYWPDGTVETATDAMVRLSAPGNLTGLPSVSVPCGFSSSGLPLGMQIIGGPFEESTILAVARTYELASDYVGRIADLSTAPA
- a CDS encoding alpha-amylase family glycosyl hydrolase — protein: MTGSTPRDPRPGWWQDAVIYQVYPRSFADGDGDGVGDLAGLLDRLPYLASLGVDGIWMTPFQPSPQVDQGYDVSDYCGVDPLFGTMEQFDKLLEAAHAMGLRIFLDVVPNHCSSEHPLFQAAVASGPGSPERAMFHFENGGDGGAPPNNWQSVFGGRAWSRVNPGSDSGREWYLHLFSPEQPDWNWRNPAVGDYFEGVLRFWFDKGVDGLRIDVAHALFKADGLPDAEGTDAVVNGLRSNPKVSDQEDVHEVYRHWRRIADSYSPSRVLVGEVNLAPGRAARYTRHDEMHQAFAFAFVKLGWDAAAWAAVGTELEVARRTHGAPPTWALENHDISRSVTRFGGGERGALRARAGLLAILGLPGGAYIYQGQELNLPDVEVPLHARADPMWTRGGVSRDGARVPLPWTTAPDNTYGFSPAAAAQPWLPTPASWGSLSVEAHRSDPGSTLHLVTTALALRKQLIEKEIFSPNDASAWHVHDTGLLICERGEQILLAVNMGGEPSRLPGGSVLLASFPLTPEGLLPPDSAAWILKDQP
- a CDS encoding LacI family DNA-binding transcriptional regulator, with the protein product MATIRDVAKYAGVSPATVSRVVNGLVGYSEETRHRVEEAVARLNYETDLMARGLKTRQTSVIGLLAPMVSDALASQIMVLIFQRRIVDGLTSGGTK
- a CDS encoding zinc-dependent alcohol dehydrogenase family protein; translated protein: MRGVVMHAPGDVRVEDRADPAIEEPTDAVIRLAATCICGSDLWPYRGVEDAHNAPMGHEYIGWVEEVGPEVRTIKAGDFVVGSFWASDNTCEICRAGYQSRCINAVPMGMMGTQAQFARIPLADGTLVTTPEAPPADLLPSLMAASDVLGTGWFGAVAAEAGPGKTVAVVGDGAVGVLAVLAARQLGAERIIAFSRHPERQQLAREFGATDIIAERGDAGVAALKDLTNGLGAHSVVEAVGTQESMMQAVRSTRPGGHMGFVGVSHDVALPGLELFFAEIHMLGGPAPVRRFLPDLIQRIWDRQIDPGRVFDLTLPLADAAEGYRAMDERRAVKVLLTP